The Streptomyces sp. HUAS CB01 genome has a segment encoding these proteins:
- the treS gene encoding maltose alpha-D-glucosyltransferase, which translates to MIVNEPVHDTFEDTPAKDRDPDWFKRAVFYEVLVRTFQDSNGDGIGDLKGLTAKLDYLQWLGVDCLWLPPFFKSPLRDGGYDVADYTSVLPEFGDLADFVEFVDASHQRGMRVIIDFVMNHTSDQHPWFQESRSNPDGPYGDYYVWADDDKQFQDARIIFVDTETSNWTFDPVRKQYYWHRFFSHQPDLNYENPAVQEEIISALRFWLDLGIDGFRLDAVPYLYQEEGTNCENLPATHSFLRRVRREIDAHYPDTVLLAEANQWPEDVVDYFGDYPSGGDECHMAFHFPVMPRIFMAVRRESRYPVSEILAKTPEIPKNCQWGIFLRNHDELTLEMVTDEERDYMYAEYAKDPRMRANIGIRRRLAPLLDNDRNQIELFTALLLSLPGSPILYYGDEIGMGDNIWLGDRDAVRTPMQWTPDRNAGFSSCDPGRLYLPTIMDPVYGYQVTNVEASMASPSSLLHWTRRMIEIRKQNRAFGLGTFTELPSSNPAVLAYLREAPATDDGSDDLVLCVNNFSRFAQPTELDLRRYNGRHPVELIGGVRFPAIGEWPYLLTLAGHGFYWFRLRKEPVPAETAANGAARKAPAPKGV; encoded by the coding sequence ATGATCGTCAACGAGCCCGTCCACGACACCTTCGAGGACACCCCCGCCAAGGACCGTGACCCCGACTGGTTCAAACGCGCCGTGTTCTACGAGGTCCTCGTCCGCACCTTCCAGGACAGCAACGGCGACGGCATCGGCGACCTCAAGGGCCTCACCGCCAAACTGGACTATCTGCAGTGGCTGGGCGTCGACTGCCTGTGGCTGCCGCCGTTCTTCAAGTCCCCGCTGCGCGACGGCGGTTACGACGTCGCGGACTACACCTCGGTGCTTCCGGAGTTCGGCGACCTGGCCGACTTCGTCGAGTTCGTCGACGCCTCGCACCAGCGCGGGATGCGGGTCATCATCGACTTCGTCATGAACCACACGAGCGACCAGCACCCGTGGTTCCAGGAGTCCCGCAGCAACCCGGACGGGCCGTACGGCGACTACTACGTCTGGGCCGACGACGACAAGCAGTTCCAGGACGCCCGGATCATCTTCGTCGACACGGAGACCTCCAACTGGACGTTCGACCCGGTCCGCAAGCAGTACTACTGGCACCGCTTCTTCTCACACCAGCCGGACCTCAACTACGAGAACCCGGCAGTGCAGGAGGAGATCATCTCCGCGCTGCGCTTCTGGCTGGACCTCGGCATCGACGGCTTCCGGCTGGACGCCGTGCCGTACCTGTACCAGGAGGAGGGCACCAACTGCGAGAACCTCCCGGCCACCCACTCCTTCCTCAGGCGGGTCCGCCGGGAGATCGACGCCCACTACCCGGACACGGTGCTGCTGGCCGAGGCCAACCAGTGGCCCGAGGACGTCGTCGACTACTTCGGCGACTACCCGTCGGGCGGCGACGAGTGCCACATGGCCTTCCACTTCCCCGTGATGCCCCGCATCTTCATGGCGGTGCGGCGGGAGTCCCGCTACCCGGTCTCCGAGATCCTGGCCAAGACCCCGGAGATCCCCAAGAACTGCCAGTGGGGCATCTTCCTGCGCAACCACGACGAGCTGACCCTGGAGATGGTCACCGACGAGGAGCGCGACTACATGTACGCCGAGTACGCCAAGGACCCGCGGATGCGGGCGAACATCGGCATCCGTCGCCGACTGGCCCCGCTGCTCGACAACGACCGCAACCAGATCGAGCTGTTCACCGCGCTGCTGCTGTCCCTGCCCGGCTCCCCGATCCTCTACTACGGCGACGAGATCGGGATGGGCGACAACATCTGGCTGGGCGACCGCGACGCGGTGCGCACCCCGATGCAGTGGACGCCGGACCGCAACGCCGGTTTCTCGTCCTGCGATCCCGGCCGGCTCTATCTGCCGACCATCATGGACCCCGTCTACGGCTACCAGGTCACCAATGTCGAGGCGTCCATGGCGTCCCCCTCGTCGCTGCTGCACTGGACCCGGCGGATGATCGAGATCAGAAAGCAGAACCGGGCCTTCGGCCTCGGCACCTTCACCGAACTCCCCTCGTCGAACCCGGCCGTGCTGGCGTACCTGCGCGAGGCGCCGGCGACCGACGACGGCTCGGACGACCTGGTGCTGTGCGTGAACAACTTCTCCCGGTTCGCCCAGCCGACGGAGCTGGACCTGCGCCGGTACAACGGCCGGCATCCGGTGGAGCTGATCGGCGGTGTCCGCTTCCCCGCGATCGGCGAGTGGCCGTACCTGCTGACCCTGGCCGGGCACGGCTTCTACTGGTTCCGGCTGCGCAAGGAGCCGGTGCCCGCCGAGACCGCCGCCAACGGCGCCGCGCGCAAGGCCCCGGCGCCCAAGGGCGTGTGA
- a CDS encoding alpha-1,4-glucan--maltose-1-phosphate maltosyltransferase, giving the protein MIGRIPVLDVRPLVDCGRRPAKSTVGETFQITATVFREGHDAVAANVVLRDPGGRPGPWTPMRELAPGTDRWGAEVTPDAEGRWTYSVEAWSDPLATWRHHAGIKIPAGIDTDLVLAEGAELHERAAAGVPKKAGREAVLAAADGLRDKDRPDRERLEAALAPDALAALARHPLRELVTASPPLPLQVERTRALFGSWYEFFPRSEGARVTGGRLVSGTFRTAAQRLPAVAAMGFDVVYLPPVHPIGSTFRKGPNNTLEAGRHDVGVPWAIGSAEGGHDAVHPDLGTLEDFDAFVRCARDLRMEVALDFALQCSPDHPWVTEHPEWFHHRADGSIAYAENPPKKYQDIYPIAFDRDMKGLVKETVRVLRHWMAHGVRIFRVDNPHTKPVVFWEKVIGEINRTDPDVIFLAEAFTRPAMMRTLGAIGFQQSYTYFTWRNTKQELTEYLTELSGEAAACMRPNFFVNTPDILHAYLQEGGRPAFEVRAVLAATLSPTWGMYAGYELCENTPLRPGSEEYLDSEKYELRPRDWESAEREGRSIAPLITTLNRVRRRHPALQQLRNLRFHHADNDAVIVYSKRTGSNTVLVVVNLDPHHTQEATVSFDMPELGLERHETVPVRDELTGETYHWGRANYVRLEPGVTPAHIVVLRPSPPTGGSPTS; this is encoded by the coding sequence CTGATTGGCCGCATTCCCGTGCTGGACGTACGCCCCCTCGTCGACTGCGGCCGAAGGCCCGCGAAATCGACCGTCGGCGAAACGTTCCAGATCACCGCCACCGTGTTCCGCGAAGGGCACGACGCGGTGGCCGCCAATGTCGTCCTGCGGGATCCCGGGGGCCGGCCCGGCCCCTGGACCCCGATGCGCGAACTCGCGCCGGGAACCGACCGCTGGGGCGCCGAGGTCACCCCGGACGCCGAGGGACGGTGGACCTACAGCGTCGAGGCGTGGAGCGATCCGCTGGCCACCTGGCGGCACCACGCCGGCATCAAGATCCCGGCCGGGATCGACACGGACCTGGTCCTCGCCGAGGGCGCGGAGCTCCACGAGCGCGCCGCCGCGGGCGTCCCCAAGAAGGCGGGCCGGGAGGCCGTGCTCGCCGCCGCCGACGGCCTGCGCGACAAGGACCGGCCGGACCGCGAACGGCTGGAGGCCGCGCTCGCCCCGGACGCGCTCGCGGCGCTCGCCCGCCATCCGCTGCGCGAACTGGTCACCGCCTCGCCCCCGTTGCCGCTCCAGGTGGAGCGCACCCGAGCGCTGTTCGGCTCCTGGTACGAGTTCTTCCCGCGCTCCGAGGGTGCCCGGGTCACGGGCGGCAGACTCGTCTCCGGCACGTTCCGGACGGCGGCGCAGCGGCTGCCGGCCGTCGCCGCGATGGGCTTCGACGTGGTGTACCTGCCACCGGTCCACCCCATCGGCAGCACCTTCCGCAAGGGCCCGAACAACACGCTCGAGGCCGGCCGGCACGACGTCGGGGTGCCCTGGGCGATCGGCTCGGCCGAGGGCGGCCACGACGCGGTCCACCCCGACCTCGGCACGCTGGAGGACTTCGACGCGTTCGTGCGTTGCGCCCGGGACCTGCGGATGGAGGTCGCCCTGGACTTCGCCCTGCAGTGCTCGCCCGACCACCCGTGGGTGACCGAGCACCCCGAGTGGTTCCACCACCGGGCGGACGGCAGCATCGCCTACGCGGAGAACCCGCCGAAGAAGTACCAGGACATCTATCCCATCGCCTTCGACCGCGACATGAAGGGTCTGGTCAAGGAGACGGTGCGGGTGCTGCGCCACTGGATGGCGCACGGGGTGCGGATCTTCCGTGTCGACAATCCCCACACCAAACCCGTGGTGTTCTGGGAGAAGGTCATCGGCGAGATCAACCGGACCGACCCGGACGTGATCTTCCTCGCGGAGGCCTTCACCCGCCCGGCGATGATGCGCACGCTCGGCGCGATCGGCTTCCAGCAGTCGTACACGTACTTCACGTGGCGCAACACCAAGCAGGAGCTGACCGAGTACCTGACGGAGCTGTCGGGCGAGGCCGCCGCCTGCATGCGGCCCAACTTCTTCGTGAACACCCCGGACATCCTCCACGCGTACCTCCAGGAGGGCGGCCGGCCGGCGTTCGAGGTGCGCGCGGTGCTCGCGGCGACCCTCTCGCCCACCTGGGGGATGTACGCGGGGTACGAGCTGTGCGAGAACACCCCGCTGCGGCCCGGCAGCGAGGAGTACCTGGACTCGGAGAAGTACGAACTGCGGCCCCGCGACTGGGAGTCGGCCGAGCGGGAGGGGCGCAGCATCGCCCCGCTGATCACCACGCTCAACCGCGTCAGGCGCCGCCATCCGGCACTGCAGCAGCTGCGGAACCTCCGCTTCCATCACGCCGACAACGACGCCGTGATCGTCTACAGCAAGCGAACGGGTTCGAACACCGTTCTGGTGGTCGTCAATCTCGACCCCCACCACACCCAGGAGGCGACGGTCTCGTTTGACATGCCGGAGCTCGGCCTCGAACGGCACGAGACCGTACCGGTGCGCGACGAGCTCACCGGCGAGACCTATCACTGGGGCAGGGCCAACTATGTGCGCCTCGAGCCGGGCGTCACGCCTGCGCACATCGTCGTCCTGCGACCGTCCCCGCCGACCGGAGGGTCACCCACATCATGA
- a CDS encoding vWA domain-containing protein: protein MHTDHAAARRALLFALGAALTASGASPAAAVTAADTPLPRDGIYRSLKVDEVPSAYVVLVDTSSSMQDRGPDGAPLYATVKRRLDAFLKTLTPADEVAVVTFGRATSVVHPMSPVRAKGGGSLFAKGLPATATESASDHGSALEAAAEQLNRSTAPVGAVLLLTDGAVNAPGSPYERQGTPAWKRLKERYSAMGTNRKIVGYGVPLAEGTRVGEVLGGAFGAPRILPVDPAALGTQLGVAKDQVRAEKAVSVLRADEGRGVAVTVDGEGVRSPRSGAVTLATGDRTGARSRTVRVTLASKTRHVPLRVTLRTAAAPDGPGVDVEGAGRPVDLAPGQSRTVELKLTWNQNPEFSLIPGARDFRAGVGLRADVSSPWTPAVRSSLGYAKFTTGGPTVTDVDLVGTVPGRAPGWFYPLVLLVALLGGAAAWRSYKRRNPTLSGALVVTDLRTGSRQTLVLRGREVSEETDAGDVRARITVRGRHEGGRLVLVLRCDREAPRPGGERLRDSGTCELGKSTVLCGIGFSHETGSQAVVMQ from the coding sequence ATGCACACCGACCACGCCGCGGCGCGCCGCGCCCTGCTGTTCGCCCTCGGCGCCGCGCTGACCGCCTCCGGCGCGTCGCCCGCCGCCGCCGTCACGGCCGCCGACACCCCGCTCCCGCGCGACGGCATCTACCGTTCGCTGAAGGTCGACGAGGTGCCGTCCGCCTACGTCGTCCTCGTCGACACCTCCAGCTCGATGCAGGACCGCGGACCCGACGGCGCTCCGCTCTACGCCACCGTCAAACGGCGGCTGGACGCCTTCCTCAAGACCCTCACGCCGGCCGACGAGGTCGCGGTCGTCACCTTCGGCCGGGCCACGAGCGTCGTCCATCCCATGTCCCCGGTGAGGGCGAAGGGCGGCGGAAGCCTGTTCGCCAAGGGGCTCCCGGCCACCGCGACGGAGTCGGCCAGTGACCACGGCTCCGCGCTGGAGGCCGCCGCCGAGCAGCTCAACCGCAGCACGGCCCCGGTCGGGGCGGTGCTGCTGCTCACCGACGGCGCCGTCAACGCCCCGGGCAGCCCGTACGAGCGTCAGGGCACCCCCGCCTGGAAGCGCCTCAAGGAGCGCTACTCGGCGATGGGGACCAACCGGAAGATCGTCGGCTACGGAGTGCCGCTCGCCGAGGGCACCCGCGTCGGCGAGGTGCTCGGAGGGGCGTTCGGCGCCCCGCGCATCCTGCCCGTGGACCCCGCGGCGCTGGGCACTCAGCTCGGTGTCGCCAAGGACCAGGTGCGCGCGGAGAAGGCCGTGAGCGTTCTCCGGGCGGACGAGGGCAGAGGGGTGGCCGTCACCGTGGACGGCGAGGGAGTGCGGTCGCCGCGGTCCGGCGCCGTCACCCTCGCGACGGGTGACCGTACGGGCGCCCGCTCCCGGACCGTCCGGGTCACGCTCGCCTCGAAGACCCGGCACGTACCGCTGCGGGTGACCCTGCGGACGGCGGCCGCGCCCGACGGCCCGGGCGTCGACGTCGAAGGCGCCGGCCGCCCCGTGGACCTGGCGCCAGGGCAGAGCCGCACGGTCGAACTGAAACTGACGTGGAATCAGAATCCCGAGTTCAGTCTGATCCCGGGCGCCCGGGACTTCCGCGCGGGGGTGGGCCTCCGGGCCGACGTCTCCTCCCCGTGGACGCCCGCCGTCCGCAGCTCGCTGGGGTACGCGAAGTTCACCACGGGCGGCCCGACCGTCACCGACGTGGACCTCGTCGGCACCGTCCCCGGCCGGGCCCCGGGCTGGTTCTATCCGCTGGTGCTGCTCGTCGCCCTGCTCGGAGGGGCGGCCGCGTGGCGGTCGTACAAGCGCCGCAACCCGACCCTGTCCGGCGCGCTGGTCGTGACCGACCTGCGGACGGGGAGCCGGCAGACCCTGGTGCTGCGCGGCCGGGAGGTCAGCGAGGAGACGGACGCGGGCGACGTCCGGGCCCGCATCACCGTGCGCGGACGCCATGAGGGCGGCCGGCTCGTGCTCGTCCTGCGGTGCGACCGCGAGGCGCCGCGCCCGGGCGGGGAGCGGCTGCGCGACAGCGGTACGTGCGAACTCGGCAAGTCCACCGTGCTGTGCGGCATCGGCTTCTCGCACGAGACGGGGAGCCAGGCCGTCGTCATGCAGTGA
- a CDS encoding protein kinase domain-containing protein, protein MVKPLDPAVDPPEAAGFRLLGRLGTGGFGTVYLGRPSGGERGLDTLGAVKLLKSEFTEDAQHLQRFHQESKALDRCKGARIPELLVFDFGAGRQPTLATRFIPGLSLYRILESHGGALPRDTVQSVAAELVDTLNTAHSKGLLHRDLHPGNVLMTQDGPWIIDFGLTRIRGQRVTVSLDTVIGHPHFCAPEQIMGLSRTVNATDVFGIGAIVLYGLTGHPPYTGEREARAMLLRRVSGAAPDLSGLPDDRTGRLIRACLAEDPADRPTLAEVAEGFGEPGTLRLPGDVARTLAHYRSELRELLTGAGNGADLTVPFCTGRRSWSAGAGEWPHQVVSTGHGSVVTADGGGDVRWLDAATGREQSRHRDFAPPVQLCAEGALLLVCDAAGRLESWDTRARTLWWSVPAGSLPHARVLLRGQSVFLGDGTGRIHHFDAVTRRVWWRTEPLTDSAGCPAEPVAAGPRHVYLSAGQGCELLAVDDEEGRVCWDRPVRLPAPAPTAPLALDDRVAVADGDGGLRCLAAADGSTLWEARLGAPVVAPPVRVADTLIVGDTAGTVHCHSAKTGERIWRAQYADGEEFFSLCADGSAVYAGGWHGRLHMLDAADGASLQSFDLGGQILATAHAPDVRTVYAAASHGTLHALPAAADGPADAAQAR, encoded by the coding sequence ATGGTGAAGCCGCTGGACCCGGCCGTCGACCCGCCCGAGGCCGCGGGGTTCCGGCTGCTCGGCAGACTGGGCACGGGCGGCTTCGGCACCGTCTACCTCGGCAGGCCGTCGGGCGGCGAGCGCGGGCTCGACACCCTCGGGGCCGTGAAGCTGCTCAAGTCCGAGTTCACCGAGGACGCCCAGCATCTGCAGCGCTTCCACCAGGAGAGCAAGGCGCTCGACCGCTGCAAGGGCGCCCGCATCCCCGAACTGCTCGTCTTCGACTTCGGCGCGGGACGGCAGCCCACCCTGGCGACGCGGTTCATCCCCGGCCTGTCCCTCTACCGGATCCTGGAGTCGCACGGGGGCGCACTGCCCCGCGACACGGTGCAGTCCGTCGCCGCCGAGCTGGTCGACACCCTGAACACCGCCCACAGCAAGGGCCTTCTGCACCGGGACCTCCACCCCGGCAACGTCCTGATGACCCAGGACGGGCCCTGGATCATCGACTTCGGGCTGACCCGCATCCGCGGCCAGCGGGTGACGGTGAGCCTGGACACCGTCATCGGCCATCCGCACTTCTGCGCACCCGAGCAGATCATGGGCCTGTCGAGGACGGTGAACGCGACCGACGTCTTCGGGATCGGCGCGATCGTGCTCTACGGGCTGACCGGGCATCCGCCGTACACCGGGGAGCGCGAGGCCCGCGCCATGCTGCTGCGCCGGGTGTCCGGCGCCGCGCCCGACCTGTCGGGGCTGCCGGACGACCGCACGGGCCGGCTGATCCGGGCCTGCCTGGCGGAGGACCCGGCCGACCGGCCGACCCTGGCCGAGGTCGCCGAGGGCTTCGGCGAACCGGGCACCCTCCGCCTCCCGGGCGATGTCGCCCGGACCCTGGCCCACTACCGCTCCGAGCTGAGGGAACTGCTCACGGGGGCCGGCAACGGCGCCGACCTCACCGTGCCGTTCTGCACCGGGCGGCGCAGCTGGAGCGCGGGTGCCGGCGAATGGCCGCACCAGGTCGTGTCCACCGGCCACGGCAGTGTCGTGACTGCGGACGGCGGCGGCGACGTGCGCTGGCTGGACGCGGCGACCGGCCGGGAGCAGTCCCGGCACCGGGACTTCGCGCCGCCCGTGCAGCTGTGCGCGGAAGGCGCGCTGCTGCTGGTCTGCGACGCCGCCGGCCGACTGGAGTCCTGGGACACCCGTGCCCGCACCCTCTGGTGGTCGGTCCCCGCCGGCAGCCTGCCGCACGCGCGGGTGCTGCTGCGCGGGCAGAGCGTGTTCCTCGGCGACGGCACGGGCCGGATCCACCACTTCGACGCCGTCACCCGCCGGGTGTGGTGGCGCACCGAACCGCTCACGGACTCCGCGGGCTGCCCGGCGGAGCCGGTCGCGGCCGGCCCCCGGCACGTGTACCTCTCGGCCGGGCAGGGCTGCGAACTCCTGGCGGTCGACGACGAGGAGGGCCGTGTCTGCTGGGACCGCCCCGTGCGACTGCCCGCGCCGGCGCCGACGGCGCCGCTCGCGCTGGACGACCGGGTCGCGGTCGCGGACGGGGACGGTGGTCTGCGCTGTCTGGCCGCGGCCGACGGCAGCACGCTGTGGGAGGCCAGGCTCGGTGCGCCGGTGGTCGCCCCGCCCGTGCGGGTCGCCGACACGCTGATCGTCGGGGACACGGCGGGCACCGTGCACTGCCACAGCGCCAAGACGGGCGAACGGATCTGGCGCGCCCAGTACGCCGACGGGGAGGAGTTCTTCTCGCTGTGCGCCGACGGGTCGGCCGTCTACGCGGGCGGCTGGCACGGCCGGCTGCATATGCTGGACGCGGCGGACGGCGCCTCGCTGCAGAGCTTCGACCTGGGCGGCCAGATCCTCGCCACCGCCCACGCCCCGGACGTCCGCACCGTCTACGCGGCGGCCTCCCACGGCACCCTGCACGCGCTCCCGGCGGCCGCGGACGGGCCTGCCGACGCAGCCCAGGCGCGGTAG
- the glgP gene encoding alpha-glucan family phosphorylase has translation MKAIRRFTVRPVLPEPLAPLSELARNLRWSWHAPTRELFRGADPAGWRAAGGDPVRLLGSVTAGRLAELATDPEFLFRVSETARDLDGYLRGRRWYQEQSGDGTPLPAAVAYFSPEFGITAALPQYSGGLGILAGDHLKAASDLGVPLIGVGLLYRHGYFRQSLSRDGWQQEHYPVLDPDELPLTLLREPGGSPAQVSLDLPGGRSLRARIWQAQVGRVPLLLLDSDVEENAPGERDVTDRLYGGGSEHRLLQEMLLGIGGVRAVRAYCRLTGHPEPEVFHTNEGHAGFQGLERIRELLTYGLGFDAALEAVRAGTVFTTHTPVPAGIDRFGRELVARHFGAGGELSGVDAERVLRLGSESYPGGDPEVFNMAVMGLRLAQRANGVSTLHGAVSREMFRGLWPGFDTAEVPITSVTNGVHAPTWVAPEVLALGDDIASTPGTDLWALRRVLRERLVHEVRERLYASWRQRGAGTAELGWIDGVLDPDVLTVGFARRVPAYKRLTLMLRDRERLTELLLHPERPVQIVVAGKAHPADDGGKRLVQELVRFADDPRVRHRIVFLPDYGMAMARKLLPGCDVWLNNPLRPLEACGTSGMKAALNGGLNLSVLDGWWDEWYEPDFGWAVPTADGTAAHDQDRRDDLEAAALYGLVEERIAPLFYDRGADGVPARWTEMVRRTLTALGPKVLADRMVREYVDRLYAPAARAHRVLALDTGAAGELADWKARVRAAWPGVSVGHVEAGADTGAAELGSTLALRVCVTLGALRPEDVDVQAVAGRVDADDAIADAQAFPLKPAAGGPDTAGRWIYEGPLALDRTGPFGYTVRVLPAHPLLPHGADPGLVAWPAETAGEGAGVLMR, from the coding sequence GTGAAGGCCATTCGTCGATTCACCGTCCGCCCCGTCCTCCCCGAACCCCTCGCCCCGCTCAGCGAGCTGGCCCGCAACCTGCGGTGGTCGTGGCACGCCCCGACGCGGGAGCTGTTCCGCGGCGCGGATCCCGCCGGCTGGCGGGCGGCCGGCGGCGACCCGGTGCGGCTGCTCGGCTCGGTGACCGCGGGCCGGCTCGCCGAACTCGCCACCGACCCGGAGTTCCTGTTCCGCGTCTCGGAGACCGCCCGCGATCTCGACGGCTATCTGCGCGGGCGGCGCTGGTACCAGGAGCAGTCCGGCGACGGGACGCCGCTGCCCGCCGCCGTCGCCTACTTCTCGCCGGAGTTCGGTATCACCGCCGCGCTGCCGCAGTACTCGGGCGGCCTGGGCATACTCGCCGGAGACCATCTGAAGGCCGCCAGCGACCTGGGAGTTCCGCTGATCGGCGTCGGACTGCTCTACCGGCACGGCTACTTCCGCCAGTCGCTGTCCCGGGACGGCTGGCAGCAGGAGCACTACCCCGTCCTCGACCCCGACGAGCTTCCGCTGACCCTGCTCCGCGAGCCCGGCGGCAGCCCCGCCCAGGTGTCCCTGGACCTGCCCGGCGGCCGCTCGCTGCGGGCCCGGATCTGGCAGGCGCAGGTCGGCCGCGTACCCCTGCTGCTGCTGGACTCGGACGTCGAGGAGAACGCGCCGGGGGAGCGCGACGTCACCGACCGGCTGTACGGCGGCGGAAGCGAGCACCGGCTGCTCCAGGAGATGCTCCTCGGCATCGGCGGGGTCCGCGCGGTCCGCGCGTACTGCCGGCTCACCGGCCACCCCGAGCCCGAGGTCTTCCACACCAACGAGGGCCACGCCGGCTTCCAGGGGCTGGAGCGGATCCGCGAGCTGCTGACGTACGGCCTCGGCTTCGACGCCGCGCTGGAGGCGGTCAGGGCCGGGACGGTGTTCACCACCCACACTCCCGTGCCCGCCGGGATCGACCGTTTCGGCCGCGAGCTGGTCGCCCGTCACTTCGGCGCGGGCGGCGAGCTGTCCGGGGTCGACGCGGAACGGGTGCTGCGGCTGGGTTCGGAGAGCTACCCGGGCGGTGACCCCGAGGTGTTCAACATGGCGGTCATGGGTCTGCGCCTCGCCCAGCGGGCCAACGGCGTCTCCACGCTGCACGGCGCCGTGAGCCGTGAGATGTTCCGCGGGCTGTGGCCGGGCTTCGACACGGCGGAGGTACCGATCACCTCGGTCACCAACGGGGTGCACGCCCCGACCTGGGTGGCCCCGGAAGTGCTCGCCCTCGGCGACGACATCGCGTCGACCCCGGGCACCGACCTCTGGGCACTGCGCCGGGTGCTGCGGGAGCGCCTGGTGCACGAGGTGAGGGAGCGGTTGTACGCCTCCTGGCGCCAGCGCGGCGCGGGGACGGCGGAGCTGGGCTGGATCGACGGGGTGCTGGACCCGGACGTGCTCACCGTCGGGTTCGCGCGCCGCGTCCCCGCCTACAAGCGGCTCACCCTGATGCTGCGTGACCGGGAACGGCTGACGGAGCTGCTGCTGCACCCCGAGCGGCCGGTGCAGATCGTCGTCGCGGGCAAGGCACATCCCGCCGACGACGGCGGGAAGCGGCTGGTCCAGGAACTGGTGCGGTTCGCTGACGACCCGAGGGTCCGGCACCGGATCGTCTTCCTGCCCGACTACGGCATGGCGATGGCGCGGAAGCTCCTGCCGGGCTGCGACGTGTGGCTGAACAATCCGCTGCGGCCGCTGGAGGCGTGCGGCACCAGCGGGATGAAGGCCGCGCTCAACGGGGGCCTCAATCTGTCCGTCCTCGACGGCTGGTGGGACGAGTGGTACGAGCCGGACTTCGGCTGGGCCGTGCCCACGGCCGACGGCACCGCCGCGCACGACCAGGACCGCCGCGACGACCTGGAGGCCGCCGCGCTGTACGGGCTGGTCGAGGAGCGCATCGCGCCGCTGTTCTACGACCGGGGCGCGGACGGGGTCCCGGCCCGCTGGACCGAGATGGTCAGGCGCACCCTCACCGCGCTGGGGCCCAAGGTGCTGGCGGACCGGATGGTCCGTGAGTACGTGGACCGGCTCTACGCCCCGGCGGCCCGGGCCCACCGGGTGCTCGCCCTGGACACCGGCGCGGCCGGCGAACTGGCCGACTGGAAGGCCCGGGTGCGCGCCGCCTGGCCCGGTGTCTCGGTCGGCCACGTCGAGGCGGGGGCGGACACGGGCGCGGCGGAGCTGGGGTCGACGCTGGCCCTGCGCGTCTGCGTCACCCTCGGCGCACTGCGGCCCGAGGACGTGGACGTGCAGGCCGTCGCGGGCCGGGTCGACGCGGACGACGCGATCGCCGATGCCCAGGCCTTCCCGCTGAAGCCTGCCGCCGGCGGTCCCGACACGGCGGGCCGGTGGATCTACGAGGGCCCGCTCGCGCTCGACCGCACCGGCCCGTTCGGCTACACGGTCCGGGTACTGCCCGCGCACCCGCTCCTGCCGCACGGGGCGGACCCCGGTCTGGTGGCCTGGCCGGCCGAGACGGCGGGGGAGGGCGCGGGAGTGCTGATGCGCTGA